In the genome of Candidatus Poribacteria bacterium, one region contains:
- a CDS encoding zinc-binding dehydrogenase: MKTQTIKYGKNGGVEIIDIDVSDPQAGEVQVQSAACGICAWDLATFREGGTAPPGHEGVGYVTKVGRGVRDLEEGMRVTGTGLGFDGIKNCAADRMYVLPESDLADEHWIVEPVSCVVTGLDTAPLLPADNVAVIGCGFMGLMFIQALSQFYTHDLIAIDIVEDRLRLAKSLGAQLAYNPTEVDAVELVSELKSRPIDVIFDCSGKPQGLNLATKIVRRGGHINLFGWVREEVTINGSEWHGGGFNLVSSSPGAKIRDTFPPAIRLLERGHIDLRPLVTHVVPLQKYPALLKEATSGDGSYIKGVVKAT; the protein is encoded by the coding sequence ATGAAAACGCAAACAATTAAGTATGGGAAAAATGGCGGAGTCGAGATCATTGATATTGATGTATCCGATCCGCAGGCTGGCGAAGTGCAGGTTCAGAGTGCTGCATGCGGGATCTGTGCATGGGACTTAGCAACCTTTCGGGAGGGTGGCACGGCACCACCGGGTCACGAAGGTGTTGGCTACGTCACAAAAGTTGGACGTGGTGTCCGGGATCTTGAGGAAGGGATGCGTGTTACAGGCACAGGGTTGGGATTCGACGGTATTAAGAACTGTGCAGCCGACCGTATGTATGTACTCCCAGAATCAGATCTCGCCGACGAACATTGGATCGTTGAACCGGTTTCATGCGTTGTAACGGGGCTGGACACTGCACCTTTGCTACCCGCTGACAACGTTGCGGTCATCGGGTGTGGCTTTATGGGACTCATGTTCATCCAAGCACTGAGCCAATTCTACACGCACGACCTTATCGCTATCGATATCGTTGAAGATCGGCTGAGGTTGGCAAAATCGCTCGGTGCGCAATTGGCGTATAATCCAACGGAAGTCGATGCCGTAGAATTGGTGTCAGAGTTAAAGAGCCGCCCAATTGACGTGATATTCGACTGTTCTGGCAAACCTCAAGGGTTAAACCTCGCGACGAAGATTGTCCGCAGGGGCGGACATATCAATCTCTTCGGTTGGGTTCGAGAGGAAGTGACAATCAACGGTTCTGAGTGGCATGGCGGTGGGTTTAATTTGGTGAGCTCGTCGCCGGGCGCAAAGATACGGGATACATTTCCGCCAGCGATTCGGCTCCTCGAACGTGGCCACATTGACCTCAGACCGCTCGTGACACACGTCGTCCCGCTGCAGAAGTATCCAGCACTCCTCAAAGAAGCAACGAGTGGAGACGGAAGTTATATCAAAGGTGTTGTGAAAGCGACATAA
- a CDS encoding mandelate racemase/muconate lactonizing enzyme family protein has translation MRIQKIQAFPLAYPEPHYKGIERYITLARVETDDGLVGWGECISQFREATLATKIIIEQGFAPMLTGEDALDVERHWHKMLDHIWWYGPEGIAAFAVSAVDMALWDLKGKALGLPVCQLLGGQLHDKIVAMASIIFDMEDLDWTLNEFQWMREQGYRVVKGGWGMRPEAVFGLDRQRDIEMIRRVREVIGDESELVIDTPGHRRIWDVPTAIQRFRDLEPYRLKWIEQPLPPQNFEAYAQLRSAVMTPIGTGEDEWDVESYKRLIQSGGVDIVQIDPGRCHGLTGSRHVIKLVEAENLLFSAHSWSSALNTAASLHMLASSTHADCTDFKPHESPMQHELVSDPWVQGDGYVAIRDVPGLGVTVREDIVEKYLF, from the coding sequence ATGAGAATTCAAAAGATTCAAGCGTTTCCACTTGCGTATCCAGAGCCACATTACAAAGGTATCGAACGCTACATCACACTCGCTCGTGTGGAGACCGACGACGGTCTCGTGGGCTGGGGCGAGTGTATCTCGCAGTTTCGAGAGGCGACACTCGCAACAAAGATAATTATTGAGCAGGGATTTGCACCAATGCTTACCGGTGAAGATGCTTTGGATGTAGAACGGCACTGGCATAAAATGCTCGACCATATCTGGTGGTATGGTCCCGAAGGCATCGCCGCATTCGCTGTCAGTGCTGTGGATATGGCGTTGTGGGACTTAAAAGGCAAGGCACTTGGCTTACCCGTTTGTCAACTCTTGGGGGGGCAACTCCACGACAAAATCGTCGCAATGGCGTCCATCATCTTCGATATGGAAGACTTGGATTGGACGCTCAACGAATTTCAGTGGATGCGAGAGCAAGGCTACCGCGTGGTCAAAGGCGGTTGGGGGATGCGACCGGAGGCGGTCTTCGGACTTGATCGCCAGCGTGACATTGAAATGATTCGTCGCGTGCGTGAGGTTATTGGAGACGAATCGGAGTTGGTTATTGATACGCCTGGGCACCGTCGCATTTGGGATGTCCCGACTGCGATTCAACGCTTCCGGGATCTCGAACCCTATCGGCTTAAATGGATTGAGCAACCCCTGCCACCCCAAAACTTTGAAGCATACGCCCAATTACGATCAGCAGTTATGACGCCCATCGGTACAGGTGAAGATGAGTGGGATGTCGAGAGTTACAAACGACTCATCCAGTCGGGTGGCGTCGATATCGTCCAAATTGATCCGGGACGTTGCCATGGACTCACCGGTAGCCGACATGTGATCAAACTCGTTGAGGCGGAGAACCTACTGTTCAGTGCGCATTCATGGAGTAGTGCCTTAAACACCGCGGCGAGTCTGCACATGCTCGCGAGTTCGACACATGCCGATTGTACGGATTTTAAGCCGCACGAATCCCCGATGCAGCATGAATTAGTCAGCGATCCGTGGGTACAAGGGGACGGTTATGTCGCTATCCGCGATGTTCCCGGACTGGGTGTCACGGTGCGCGAAGATATTGTGGAAAAATATCTGTTTTAA